The following proteins are encoded in a genomic region of Nitrospirota bacterium:
- the nifD gene encoding nitrogenase molybdenum-iron protein alpha chain, producing MSMSIEEGKQLIKDVLEVYPEKTRKKREKHLGVFDESQAQKGECSVKSNVKSLPGVMTIRGCAYAGSKGVVWGPIKDMIHISHGPVGCGQYSWASRRNYYIGTTGVDTFVTMQFTSDFQERDIVFGGDKKLEKIIDEIEQLFPLNKGITIQSECPIGLIGDDIEAVSKKKSKEHDGKTIVPVRCEGFRGVSQSLGHHIANDSIRDWVFPQADKKAFEGTPYDVAIIGDYNIGGDAWSSRILLEEMGLRVVAQWSGDGTINELMNTTKVKLNILHCYRSMNYISRHMEEKYGIPWVEYNFFGPTKIEESLRKIAAHFDDKIKEGAEKVIAKYRRLVDGVIEKYRPRLEGKTVMLFVGGLRPRHVIGAYEDLGMNVVGTGYEFGHNDDYQRTSHYVKEGTVIYDDVTGYEFEKFVEKIQPDLVGSGIKEKYVFQKMGVPFRQMHSWDYSGPYHGYDGFGIFARDMDMAINNPVWKLTKAPWTDAQREGVRA from the coding sequence ATGAGTATGTCCATCGAAGAAGGCAAGCAACTGATCAAGGATGTTCTGGAGGTCTATCCCGAGAAGACCCGAAAGAAGCGGGAGAAGCATCTCGGAGTCTTCGACGAGAGCCAGGCCCAGAAGGGCGAGTGCAGCGTCAAGTCGAACGTCAAATCCCTCCCCGGGGTCATGACCATCCGCGGCTGCGCCTACGCCGGCTCGAAAGGGGTGGTGTGGGGGCCGATCAAAGACATGATCCACATCAGCCACGGCCCGGTGGGGTGCGGCCAGTACTCGTGGGCCTCACGGCGCAACTACTACATCGGGACCACCGGCGTGGATACCTTTGTGACGATGCAATTCACCTCCGATTTTCAGGAGCGCGACATTGTGTTCGGCGGGGACAAGAAGCTGGAGAAGATCATCGACGAGATCGAGCAGCTCTTCCCGCTGAATAAGGGGATCACCATCCAGTCGGAGTGCCCCATCGGCCTGATCGGCGACGACATCGAAGCCGTGTCCAAGAAGAAGTCCAAGGAGCACGACGGCAAGACGATCGTCCCGGTCCGGTGCGAAGGGTTCCGTGGGGTGAGCCAGTCGCTGGGGCACCACATCGCCAACGACTCGATCCGGGACTGGGTCTTCCCCCAGGCCGACAAGAAGGCGTTCGAGGGCACGCCGTACGACGTCGCCATCATCGGCGACTACAACATCGGCGGCGACGCCTGGTCTTCCCGGATCCTCCTGGAGGAGATGGGGCTCCGCGTGGTCGCCCAGTGGTCCGGGGACGGCACCATCAACGAGCTGATGAACACCACGAAAGTGAAGCTCAACATCCTCCACTGCTACCGGTCGATGAATTACATCTCGCGCCACATGGAGGAGAAGTACGGCATCCCCTGGGTGGAGTACAACTTCTTCGGTCCCACCAAGATCGAAGAGTCGCTCCGGAAGATCGCCGCCCACTTCGATGACAAGATCAAAGAGGGGGCGGAGAAGGTGATCGCCAAGTACCGCCGCCTGGTCGACGGGGTGATCGAGAAGTACCGGCCGCGCCTTGAAGGGAAGACGGTGATGCTCTTTGTCGGCGGGCTTCGGCCGCGCCACGTGATCGGGGCGTATGAGGACCTGGGGATGAACGTGGTCGGGACCGGGTACGAGTTCGGCCACAACGACGATTACCAGCGGACCTCCCATTACGTGAAGGAAGGCACCGTGATCTACGACGACGTGACCGGCTACGAGTTCGAAAAGTTCGTGGAGAAGATCCAGCCCGATCTGGTCGGTTCCGGCATCAAAGAAAAATACGTCTTCCAGAAAATGGGGGTCCCCTTCCGGCAGATGCACTCCTGGGATTATTCGGGGCCCTACCACGGCTACGACGGGTTCGGCATCTTTGCCCGGGACATGGATATGGCGATCAACAACCCGGTCTGGAAGCTGACCAAGGCGCCGTGGACGGACGCTCAGCGGGAAGGAGTTCGCGCATGA
- a CDS encoding YezD family protein, with protein sequence MESIGEVKYGSVEIKIQDSKVVQIDVLEKRRLTENG encoded by the coding sequence ATGGAGAGTATCGGGGAAGTCAAATACGGTTCGGTGGAGATCAAGATACAGGATTCAAAAGTCGTTCAAATCGATGTCTTGGAGAAGAGGCGCCTAACGGAAAACGGGTAG
- a CDS encoding helix-turn-helix transcriptional regulator has product MVDIHPDYLSRRFKRETGIGLHDYLLTLRLQRATALLVKTTKSIKEISAEAGFRDPQVFSKAFKRRMGCPPTVYRDRNFLFSGIPAAQLADSFQANRSGSAPSLN; this is encoded by the coding sequence GTGGTCGATATTCATCCCGATTACTTGAGCCGCCGATTTAAACGCGAGACCGGGATCGGGCTCCACGATTACCTCTTGACGTTGCGCCTCCAGCGCGCAACCGCTCTGCTTGTGAAGACAACGAAAAGCATCAAAGAAATCAGCGCCGAAGCCGGCTTCCGGGATCCGCAGGTGTTTTCCAAAGCATTCAAGCGGCGGATGGGCTGCCCGCCCACCGTCTACCGGGATCGCAATTTTCTGTTTTCCGGAATCCCGGCAGCCCAGCTTGCCGACAGCTTTCAGGCAAATAGATCCGGTAGCGCGCCCTCTCTCAATTGA
- the nifH gene encoding nitrogenase iron protein: MRQIAFYGKGGIGKSTTSQNTLAALAEMGQKILIVGCDPKADSTRLILHAKAQDTVLGMAAAAGSVEDLEIEDVMKVGYRDIRCVESGGPEPGVGCAGRGVITSINFLEENGAYEGVDYVSYDVLGDVVCGGFAMPIRENKAQEIYIVMSGEMMAMYAANNISKGILKYANSGGVRLGALVCNERQTDKELELAEALAKRLGTTLIHFVPRDNVVQHAELRRMTVIEYAPESKQADEYRSLAKKIHANAGKGIIPTPITMDELEEMLMEHGIMKKVDESIVGKTASEEQLCATA, encoded by the coding sequence ATGCGTCAGATCGCGTTCTACGGAAAAGGCGGAATCGGGAAGTCCACCACCTCGCAGAACACCCTGGCGGCTTTGGCCGAGATGGGGCAGAAGATCCTGATCGTGGGGTGCGACCCCAAAGCCGATTCCACCCGCCTGATCCTGCACGCCAAGGCGCAGGATACGGTGTTGGGCATGGCTGCCGCGGCGGGAAGCGTGGAGGATCTGGAGATTGAAGATGTGATGAAGGTCGGCTACCGGGATATCCGCTGCGTGGAATCGGGCGGCCCCGAGCCGGGGGTCGGCTGCGCGGGCCGAGGGGTGATCACCTCGATCAACTTCCTGGAGGAGAACGGAGCCTATGAGGGAGTGGACTACGTCTCGTACGACGTTCTGGGGGACGTGGTTTGCGGCGGCTTCGCCATGCCGATCCGGGAGAACAAGGCTCAGGAGATCTATATCGTCATGTCGGGCGAGATGATGGCGATGTACGCGGCCAACAACATCTCCAAGGGGATTCTCAAGTACGCCAACTCAGGCGGCGTCCGTCTCGGCGCGCTGGTCTGCAACGAGCGGCAAACCGACAAGGAACTGGAGTTGGCCGAAGCCCTGGCCAAGAGACTGGGGACGACGCTCATTCACTTCGTCCCCCGGGACAATGTGGTGCAGCACGCGGAGCTGCGGCGGATGACGGTCATCGAATACGCCCCCGAAAGCAAGCAGGCCGATGAGTATCGATCGCTGGCCAAGAAGATTCACGCGAATGCCGGCAAGGGGATCATTCCCACGCCGATCACGATGGACGAACTGGAAGAGATGCTGATGGAGCACGGGATCATGAAGAAGGTGGACGAGTCGATCGTGGGGAAGACCGCGTCCGAGGAGCAGCTCTGCGCCACGGCATAG
- a CDS encoding plastocyanin/azurin family copper-binding protein — MNAQTSMSAMLVAGLLLVFGAVASPGAEAADTVVMHAGWGEFAPQVTTIEVGERVTWVNDSRMDDIFVTAARPAAGHAIGWQAVLEMNAVVHPGSTYTHRFKEPGAYYYYCAGHRDMWGIVIVEE; from the coding sequence ATGAACGCACAAACTTCTATGAGCGCGATGTTGGTGGCTGGGCTGCTCTTGGTGTTCGGGGCCGTGGCGAGTCCTGGGGCCGAAGCTGCGGATACGGTGGTGATGCACGCGGGATGGGGAGAGTTTGCGCCGCAGGTGACGACGATCGAGGTGGGTGAGCGCGTCACGTGGGTGAATGACAGTCGCATGGACGACATCTTTGTCACCGCGGCCCGGCCGGCGGCGGGGCACGCGATCGGGTGGCAGGCGGTCCTTGAGATGAACGCGGTGGTCCATCCTGGTAGCACCTACACGCATCGGTTTAAGGAGCCCGGAGCCTACTATTACTACTGTGCTGGCCACAGGGATATGTGGGGGATCGTCATCGTGGAAGAGTAG
- the nifK gene encoding nitrogenase molybdenum-iron protein subunit beta, with protein MSQNADNILDHANLFREPEYLQMFENKKQQFEDPCGSDELEKIREWTKTPEYRELNFKRESLTVNPAKACQPLGAVFCTVGFEGTLPFVHGSQGCVAYYRSHFSRHFKEPSSCVSSSMTEDAAVFGGLNNMIDGLANAYAMYKPKMIHVSTTCMAEVIGDDLSSFIKSAKAKGSVPEEYDVPFAHTPAFVGSHITGYDNTLKSILQHFWEGKERTPGEAINLVMGFDGYTVGNIRELKRLLNLMGVKHTILADNSDVWDTPADGTFRMYDGGTTLEETKQALHAKATLSMQEFCTEKAMEYAASVGQEAVALNLPMGLQGTDRLLMEIARITGNPVPLELEKERGRLTDAIADSSAHIHGKKFALYGDPDLCLGLTAFLLELGAEPVHVLSTNGGKAWEEKVQSLFDASPFGKGCHVYAGKDLWHMRSLLFTEPVDFLIGNTYGKYLERDTGTPLIRIGFPVFDRHHHHRYPVIGYQGALNVLVWILDKIFDELDRNTNVPAKSDYSFDIIR; from the coding sequence ATGAGCCAAAATGCCGACAACATCCTCGACCATGCGAACCTGTTCCGGGAACCGGAATATCTCCAAATGTTCGAGAACAAGAAGCAGCAATTCGAGGACCCCTGCGGCTCGGACGAGCTTGAAAAAATCCGGGAATGGACCAAGACCCCGGAGTACCGGGAGTTGAACTTCAAACGGGAGTCCCTCACGGTCAATCCAGCCAAGGCTTGCCAGCCGTTGGGGGCGGTCTTCTGCACCGTGGGATTTGAGGGGACGCTCCCCTTCGTTCATGGCTCCCAAGGGTGCGTGGCCTATTACCGGAGCCACTTCAGCCGCCACTTCAAGGAGCCCAGCTCGTGCGTCTCCTCCTCCATGACGGAGGACGCGGCGGTCTTCGGCGGGTTGAACAACATGATCGACGGCCTGGCCAACGCCTACGCCATGTATAAACCCAAGATGATCCACGTCTCCACCACCTGCATGGCCGAGGTAATCGGAGACGACCTGAGTTCCTTCATCAAGAGCGCCAAGGCCAAGGGGTCGGTGCCGGAGGAATACGATGTCCCGTTCGCCCACACCCCCGCGTTCGTGGGTTCTCACATCACGGGATACGACAACACGCTCAAGAGCATCCTCCAGCATTTCTGGGAGGGGAAGGAGCGGACTCCTGGCGAAGCGATCAACCTGGTCATGGGCTTCGACGGCTACACCGTGGGGAACATCCGGGAGCTGAAGCGACTGCTGAACCTGATGGGGGTGAAGCACACGATCCTGGCCGACAACAGCGACGTGTGGGACACGCCGGCGGATGGAACGTTCCGGATGTACGACGGGGGCACCACCCTCGAGGAAACGAAGCAGGCCTTGCACGCGAAGGCCACGCTGTCGATGCAGGAGTTCTGCACGGAGAAGGCCATGGAGTACGCGGCCTCCGTGGGTCAGGAAGCCGTGGCACTCAACCTTCCAATGGGCCTCCAGGGGACGGATCGGTTGTTGATGGAGATCGCCCGGATCACGGGTAACCCGGTTCCCTTGGAACTGGAGAAGGAGCGGGGCCGCCTGACGGATGCCATCGCCGACTCGTCGGCCCATATCCATGGCAAGAAGTTTGCGCTCTACGGCGACCCGGATCTCTGTTTGGGGCTCACCGCGTTCCTGTTGGAATTAGGAGCTGAGCCGGTCCACGTCCTGTCCACCAACGGGGGGAAGGCGTGGGAGGAGAAGGTTCAGTCGTTGTTCGACGCGTCGCCTTTCGGCAAGGGGTGTCATGTCTACGCCGGAAAGGACCTCTGGCACATGCGGAGCCTGCTCTTCACCGAGCCGGTCGACTTTCTCATCGGAAACACCTACGGCAAATATTTGGAGCGGGACACCGGGACGCCGCTGATCCGGATCGGGTTCCCGGTCTTCGATCGGCATCACCACCACCGGTACCCGGTCATCGGCTATCAGGGGGCGTTGAACGTCCTGGTCTGGATCCTGGACAAGATCTTCGATGAGTTGGACCGCAATACCAACGTCCCGGCGAAGAGCGACTACAGCTTCGACATCATTCGGTAA
- a CDS encoding zf-HC2 domain-containing protein: protein MYGCPDVMKLMHAFLDGELDATETGRVQAHLQECMYCRDAFASERSFLKLLKSHTPEISAPTRPQTDSRLAALSRRSKVRSLQIRTFGCCAFTLDGRPIPDDAWHGPHTKRLLLILVSFGRGSLVPRDELIDLLRASGEPDPEPVDFYRVLHQLQAVLGRPCDSGSVFIRLQRGRFLLDPEYCAVDCWRFEETVSSAKRYAAYGQGEETRRFLTEARALYRGPFLPAIRERWAELKRYGLERQIVWIESRADRAPDRE, encoded by the coding sequence ATGTACGGCTGTCCGGACGTGATGAAATTGATGCACGCTTTCCTTGACGGCGAACTCGACGCCACGGAAACAGGCCGGGTCCAGGCTCATTTGCAGGAGTGCATGTATTGTCGCGACGCGTTCGCCTCAGAGCGCTCGTTTCTCAAACTGCTCAAGTCCCACACGCCTGAGATTTCCGCGCCGACTCGGCCCCAAACAGACTCGAGGCTCGCCGCTCTTTCGCGGCGGTCCAAGGTGCGGTCGCTCCAGATCCGGACGTTCGGATGCTGTGCGTTCACCCTTGACGGCCGCCCGATTCCCGACGATGCGTGGCATGGGCCACACACCAAACGCCTGCTGTTGATCCTGGTTTCGTTTGGGCGAGGCAGTCTGGTGCCGCGTGACGAGCTGATTGACTTGTTGCGTGCCTCGGGAGAACCGGATCCGGAGCCGGTGGATTTCTATCGCGTCCTCCACCAGCTCCAAGCCGTGCTCGGTCGCCCCTGCGACAGTGGATCCGTCTTCATCCGTCTCCAGCGCGGCAGGTTCCTCTTGGACCCGGAGTACTGTGCCGTGGACTGCTGGCGGTTCGAAGAGACGGTCTCTTCCGCGAAACGGTACGCCGCTTACGGACAGGGAGAGGAAACTCGCCGCTTTCTGACTGAAGCGCGGGCGCTGTACCGGGGGCCCTTTTTACCGGCGATACGCGAACGATGGGCGGAGCTCAAGCGGTATGGATTGGAACGCCAAATCGTGTGGATCGAATCCCGAGCAGACCGGGCACCTGACCGAGAGTGA